The Rana temporaria chromosome 4, aRanTem1.1, whole genome shotgun sequence genome contains a region encoding:
- the AMOTL2 gene encoding angiomotin-like protein 2: MRTAEDSSGTVLHRLIQEQLRYGNLSENRTLLAIQQQALRAGGGSGSPRSSLESLEQEEMQGSPSTRQEPQGQEHHCDHFYLENPMYKAHEYHHKGEELPTYEEAKAALSQYYVAQNIQKVEHAPPRQDQSLMELKHGHVRSLSERLLQMSLERNGAKPQNLMTSSHSFPQLPRQYQLSVARGQQEEGMQYRNAPPEYPSYNHPDPNLSGYTSEQRRYSGDLPLYHQPEIRPMPDPNLHYGQMAHFNVAGTHMARMDALLRENEKLRRELENYSEKAVRIQKLETEIQRISEAYESLMKASSKRESLENAMRTKMEGEMRRMQDFNRDLRERLETANKQLAARNVEQREDSQGTVSKLLAQCHEQQFEKEKLEREICLLRSSNEDQRRRAELLEKALSNAQSTAARTEDELRKKRAYVEKVERLQQALSQLQAACEKREQLELRLRTRLEQELKNLRAQQRQPMTQNGNYSPEVSAQILSEQLREKEERILALEADMTKWEQKYLEERTMRQFAMDAAATAAAQRDTTIINHSPRHSPNNSFNEDLLLVSHRHQEMENRIKALHAQILEKDAVIKVFQQRKPYQGPLRPAKSVPSIFTPSMPSQNSAAVERQVNNTSQGAPVSKSPSANMSPLPVHAKHGSKEGSTQTEYSTDSTSATVSILDRNTSSSLETVSSTKSSNVSEMVEILI; this comes from the exons ATGAGAACCGCAGAGGATTCATCCGGAACAGTTCTTCACCGTCTTATCCAGGAGCAGCTGAGATATGGAAATCTGAGTGAAAATCGTACCTTATTAGCTATTCAGCAACAGGCCTTACGGGCTGGAGGGGGCAGTGGTAGCCCCAGATCATCCCTGGAAAGCCTTGaacaggaggagatgcagggtagCCCTTCTACAAGGCAGGAGCCTCAAGGGCAGGAGCACCATTGTGACCATTTCTACCTGGAGAATCCTATGTATAAAGCTCATGAGTACCACCATAAGGGTGAGGAACTTCCAACCTACGAAGAAGCCAAAGCTGCCTTGTCTCAATACTATGTAGCTCAAAATATCCAGAAGGTAGAACATGCTCCTCCACGCCAAGACCAGTCACTCATGGAGCTGAAGCATGGCCACGTTAGGTCTTTGAGTGAAAGATTGCTGCAGATGTCTCTAGAGCGCAATGGCGCTAAACCGCAAAACCTTATGACCTCCTCTCATAGCTTTCCCCAGCTCCCAAGGCAGTACCAGCTTTCAGTAGCTCGTGGACAACAGGAAGAAGGAATGCAATATAGGAATGCTCCTCCTGAATACCCAAGTTACAACCATCCTGACCCTAATCTCAGTGGTTATACATCAGAGCAGAGGCGCTATTCTGGAGACCTCCCTCTGTACCATCAGCCTGAAATCAG GCCGATGCCAGATCCAAACCTACACTATGGGCAGATGGCACATTTTAATGTAGCAGGTACTCACATGGCACGAATGGATGCTCTACTACGAGAGAATGAAAAATTACGCCGGGAACTTGAGAATTACAGTGAAAAAGCAGTGAGGATCCAGAAG CTGGAAACTGAAATTCAGCGAATTTCTGAAGCTTATGAAAGTCTCATGAAAGCATCCTCTAAGAGAGAGTCCCTTGAAAATGCCATGAGGACCAAGATGGAAGGAGAGATGAGGCGCATGCAGGACTTCAACCGTGACCTAAGAG AACGGCTGGAAACTGCAAACAAACAGCTAGCTGCCCGGAATGTGGAGCAGAGGGAAGACAGTCAAGGAACAGTGTCCAAACTGCTTGCTCAAT GCCACGAACAGCAGTTTGAGAAAGAGAAGTTAGAGCGAGAGATTTGCCTCTTGCGAAGTTCCAATGAGGACCAACGCCGAAGGGCAGAGCTGCTGGAAAAGGCTCTGAGTAATGCCCAGTCCACAGCCGCTCGCACTGAGGATGAGCTGCGCAAGAAGAGGGCGTATGTGGAAAAAGTGGAAAGACTACAGCAGGCATTAAGCCAGCTCCAAGCTGCCTGTGAAAAGAGGGAACAGCTAGAATTGCGCCTGCGGACAAGATTGGAGCAGGAGTTGAAAAACCTAAGGGCTCAACAG AGACAACCAATGACACAAAATGGAAACTATTCTCCAGAAGTCTCTGCTCAGATCCTTTCTGAGCAGCTGAGGGAGAAGGAGGAACGGATCCTGGCTCTGGAGGCTGACATGACCAAGTGGGAACAAAAGTATTTGGAAGAACGCACAATGCGCCAGTTTGCCATGGATGCTGCAGCCACTGCAGCTGCTCAGCGAGACACTACTATTATCAACCACTCACCTCGCCATTCGCCAAACAATAGCTTCAATGAGGACCTGCTATTAGTGAGCCACAGGCATCAAGAAATGGAGAACAG aatcaAAGCTCTTCATGCACAGATACTGGAGAAGGATGCAGTCATTAAAGTCTTTCAGCAACGTAAACCTTACCAAGGCCCCCTGCGACCTGCTAAGTCAGTGCCTTCTATATTCACCCCATCTATGCCAAGCCAAAACTCGGCAGCTGTTGAAAGACAAGTGAACAATACATCACAGGGAGCACCAG TAAGTAAATCACCATCTGCCAACATGAGCCCCTTACCTGTTCACGCCAAACATGGCAGTAAAGAAGGTAGCACCCAGACGGAGTATTCAACAGACTCGACAAGTGCGACAGTCTCTATTCTGGACAGGAATACCTCATCTTCACTAG aaacagTGTCCTCAACTAAAAGCTCAAATGTTTCTGAAATGGTGGAGATCCTTATCTGA